In Argopecten irradians isolate NY chromosome 11, Ai_NY, whole genome shotgun sequence, one DNA window encodes the following:
- the LOC138334201 gene encoding neuronal acetylcholine receptor subunit alpha-6-like, translated as MKIQEFAFLFFMLCFFDGGESISGTIEDLATLIDKLFLNYRREIRPARNLNETVRVNISFFLVSIADLDEVSGTITMSGGITMIWQDFRLSWQPSDHGGIDQIMINSSMIWQPLIFLLSFAAEVEKFSADGFDARIYNDGTVQISPGRRIAANCEIDMTNFPTDRQKCSLDLLSWGYPATEIHLSARRKRFQMDFFNPHGEWQMEETFAEEIPHNGTKSSQITYSCILKRKSPYFLITMIVPVFILCFLNPFVFLLPASSGERISYTITMFLSLAVYMTLIGDNMPKVSEPMAGISYFILISMVFSCVLIILTIFTLRCEAVADASMYPKCLRQFALKKNRNTSQNLDYVANGNADKAEFEPTKECTSNNIRTETGSGQTTENFIEEKTDIMKTIDISLFFLTETIVIVLILGFSSAYYK; from the coding sequence ATGAAGATTCAAGAATtcgcatttttattttttatgcttTGCTTTTTTGATGGCGGAGAATCTATTTCTGGTACTATCGAGGATTTAGCAACATTGATTGACAAACTATTCTTAAATTATCGCAGAGAAATAAGACCAGCACGTAATCTAAACGAGACTGTTCGGgttaacatttccttttttCTCGTCTCCATTGCCGACCTGGATGAGGTCTCCGGAACAATTACTATGAGTGGAGGAATAACGATGATTTGGCAAGACTTTCGGTTGTCATGGCAACCCTCAGATCATGGGGGGATCGATCAGATCATGATCAACTCCTCGATGATATGGCAACCCCTTATATTTCTACTCTCATTTGCGGCAGAAGTTGAGAAATTCAGCGCCGACGGATTTGACGCGAGGATATACAACGATGGCACGGTTCAGATTTCTCCGGGTCGAAGAATAGCAGCTAATTGTGAGATTGATATGACAAATTTTCCGACGGATAGACAGAAATGTTCCTTGGACTTACTCTCATGGGGATATCCTGCAACTGAAATACATCTTTCAGCAAGACGTAAGCGTTTCCAGATGGACTTCTTCAATCCACACGGTGAGTGGCAGATGGAAGAAACATTCGCAGAGGAAATTCCACATAACGGAACAAAAAGCTCTCAAATAACGTACAGCTGTATCCTGAAGCGTAAGTCGCCTTATTTCCTCATAACGATGATTGTACCCGTGTTCATTCTTTGCTTCCTCAACCCGTTCGTGTTCTTGCTGCCCGCCTCGTCTGGTGAGAGAATTTCCTACACCATCACCATGTTCCTGTCTCTGGCGGTTTATATGACACTTATCGGGGATAACATGCCCAAGGTATCCGAGCCGATGGCCGGGATCTCCTACTTTATCCTTATTTCGATGGTGTTCAGCTGTGTGTTGATAATACTCACGATATTTACACTTCGCTGTGAAGCCGTGGCAGATGCAAGTATGTACCCGAAATGTTTAAGACAATTTGCTTTAAAAAAGAACAGGAACACTAGTCAGAATCTGGATTATGTTGCTAACGGCAACGCCGATAAGGCGGAGTTTGAGCCAACAAAAGAATGTACTTCTAACAACATCAGAACAGAAACCGGAAGTGGACAGACAACCGAAAATTTCATCGAAGAGAAAACTGACATCATGAAAACTATTGACATCAGTTTGTTTTTTCTGACAGAAACCATTGTAATAGTTCTTATCCTTGGATTCTCTTCAGCTTACTATAAATAG